In Vibrio quintilis, the DNA window CGGTTGACGTTCCCGGATAATAAGCATAAACACCCAGATCCTGCCCGTTATCTCCCGCATTCTTCGCCGGACTATTCGACTTGAGCCTGAAATCATCCGAACCATAGAAAAGCGGATTGACAGAAAGGCCACCGCTTTCACTGACATTGTTCTGAAAAGCAGCCACGGTGATATCTGATCCGGGATACGTTGAACCACCGCTCTCAGTTGCCGAAGGTATGCCACCAAACTGAATCGACTGACTTTTTCCTGCGGTATACCACAGGTTATTTTTGAACACGTGCGGACCATTGTTACGGGCTGCATCGGTATAAATCAGATTATATTTTGTATTGTTGTAGGTAATATTGTTGCGAAACTCATCCTGTTTCGACTTATGAATCGTAAACCCGACGGTATTCTTATAAGCGACATTACCAATCCAGCGGGCCTTTTCTGTCCAGCCGGTTGAAGTGTAGTAAGCGGTCATATAACCGGATGTCATTCCGACTGAGATGTTTTCCTGAATCAGATTTTTCTTACAGCGGGATTCATTAAAGACATTGCCGCTACCGTCCCTGCCGTAGTTTCTTAAGATCACATTGTTACTACCGTCCCGGTCAAGCCAGATATGGTGATAGACATCTTCTGCATGGTTAAAGGCAACCACATTGTTCCCGTCTGACATATCCTGTACATCAATCGCACGGGAATACAGATACGACCCGCCCCAGCTGCGCAATTTACCTTTGAAGGTTTTAAATGTGTTCTGACACACCAGATTCTGCTGAGATTTCTGCGAATTGATGCCGACACCATCCCCATAAATATTTTCAAAGTAGTTATTACAAACCACGTTATTGGATGAATTAAACAGACCAACCACATGGTTGCCGTTCCATTTGCCCACCTCTTTATTACCCAGGTCAATAAAACGGTTGTTCGTCACCACATTATTGTTACCGGCAGACACGTATATCGTCGACAGCCCTTTGGTATAGCCTTTAAATTGAAAACCTTCGATCCAGATATAGTTTTTGCCGGATAAATTAAATAACGGCGTGACATCGGAAATATATGACGGATATTTCACCGTGACAGTTCCCGTTCCCGGCCAGGGCCGGAACACAATGTAGCTGCCCTCTTTTCCTGAATTTGCCGGAGTAATATCGTTTTCAGAATAAGTGCCGCCGTGAACCAGCACAGTCGTGCCGGCAGTAGCGACTTTCGCGACTTTGGTCAGTGTCCGGTATGGTTTCGATTTCGTCCCGTTGCCCTGATAATCACTGCCGTCATTGGAGACATAAACTGGATGAGAGAAATCCGGTGTAACATCGGCTGTTCCTGCATAGGTGATCGTCCCGGATGAAGGCTTCAGAATCACCCGGTCAAGCTGTGCACCATATTCACGCCGTTGTATATAAAGTGTGTGTGTCCCTGCAGAAACACTGCTAAAAGTTGTTGGCTGTAAAGTCTGCCACGCAGAATAAGTTTGATTGTTCTGGACCTGCCAGCCTGACGAATCCAGTTTGTAATAAAAAGAGTCATCGCCGGTGTCCGGCAGTTTGACCCGGATCTGAAATGCCACATCAGCGCTGTCTGTCAGTGAAAATTTCACCGCCACCAGTCCGCTGCTGCTGTTGCTGGCTGACTTCAGCACCTGATCACCATTATCCGCCCAGACAATATATTTCCCACCGGAAGCGGATATATCAGATTTGACCGAAAAAGGGGAAAACTGAGACTGACCGGAAAAGTTTTCCAGCTCGACATTGAGCGAATTTGCCCCGGCCAGTGACGGATAGCCGCAAAGCATCAGACTCCCGGCAACCAGCCATGAAGCCAGCCGTTGTTTATTATTCATACCTTTGTATCCTTCTATTTATTCTCTTGTAAATTGATATACCCAAGCAACCTGAAGATGCAGGTTGTTCGGGTATAATTTTTTATAACGAATCGTTTTTTGATTCCCAAACAACCCGAAGGAACATCATTCTGGTTGTTTGGGAATCATCAGCCCCCTGATGAACGGGCGGTGATACACACCACCCGTGACGATCAGAGCTCACTATCAAAAAGAATGCTCAGAAAAAGCTGGCCGGACTAACGTTTGGCACAGAATCCGACAGAGGAAATACTTGCACCAGCTGCAACAGTATCATTCCAGCTGACACCACTCAGAGTCAGGCTTGTACCGTCCTGAGACCATTTGGCGTTGTAGACATTACTGGCCGTGCCTTCGATATCAAGACTGACATTCCACTTCACGCTGCTTTGTCCGTTGTTGGTAATTTTCACATCAGCGCAATAGCCGGTGGTCCAGTCATCTTTAATGGTAAGTGATGCTGTGATCCCGCCGTCAGTTGACGGGGTATCACTGCTGGTCCTGGTGATGTCTCCGGCAGATGCGGTTAAATACAGCTTATCCAGTTTGGCACCATCTTCCCGGCGTAAAATCTGCAGGGT includes these proteins:
- a CDS encoding DUF1565 domain-containing protein encodes the protein MNNKQRLASWLVAGSLMLCGYPSLAGANSLNVELENFSGQSQFSPFSVKSDISASGGKYIVWADNGDQVLKSASNSSSGLVAVKFSLTDSADVAFQIRVKLPDTGDDSFYYKLDSSGWQVQNNQTYSAWQTLQPTTFSSVSAGTHTLYIQRREYGAQLDRVILKPSSGTITYAGTADVTPDFSHPVYVSNDGSDYQGNGTKSKPYRTLTKVAKVATAGTTVLVHGGTYSENDITPANSGKEGSYIVFRPWPGTGTVTVKYPSYISDVTPLFNLSGKNYIWIEGFQFKGYTKGLSTIYVSAGNNNVVTNNRFIDLGNKEVGKWNGNHVVGLFNSSNNVVCNNYFENIYGDGVGINSQKSQQNLVCQNTFKTFKGKLRSWGGSYLYSRAIDVQDMSDGNNVVAFNHAEDVYHHIWLDRDGSNNVILRNYGRDGSGNVFNESRCKKNLIQENISVGMTSGYMTAYYTSTGWTEKARWIGNVAYKNTVGFTIHKSKQDEFRNNITYNNTKYNLIYTDAARNNGPHVFKNNLWYTAGKSQSIQFGGIPSATESGGSTYPGSDITVAAFQNNVSESGGLSVNPLFYGSDDFRLKSNSPAKNAGDNGQDLGVYAYYPGTSTGWNADAESADTIIYFDQLISAAERGKTVSLTVKLNRASAYQVKASVKPIAGDAEKDTDFTLSGSYLIFKPGETSKTVKVTTKGYFDYDELVAFRIQDVVNASASGRNLRVLRVKAR